In Trifolium pratense cultivar HEN17-A07 linkage group LG7, ARS_RC_1.1, whole genome shotgun sequence, a genomic segment contains:
- the LOC123894933 gene encoding uncharacterized protein LOC123894933 isoform X9, producing the protein MGLGKLFAHLLVLRSSGFSGKVFVGILSILCRMQAERDLAEGSCQICFIEEFMSDLFVHTSDDRVVLLPPMNGCGSDESLPSGDSRLCIFICHHVD; encoded by the exons ATGGGTTTGGGTAAGCTTTTCGCCCACTTGCTTGTTTTACGTTCGTCTGGATTCAGCGGAAAGGTATTTGTCGGAATACTTTCCATTTTGTGTCGGATGCAGGCTGAAAGGGATTTGGCAGAAG GTTCTTGCCAGATTTGTTTCATTG AGGAGTTTATGTCCGACCTATTTGTGCATACAAG tGACGATCGAGTTGTGCTTTTGCCTCCGATGAACGGTTGTGGCAGCGACGAGTCTCTTCCTTCCGGCGACAGCCGATTGTGTAT ATTTATTTGTCACCATGTTGACTGA
- the LOC123894933 gene encoding uncharacterized protein LOC123894933 isoform X7 → MGLGKLFAHLLVLRSSGFSGKVFVGILSILCRMQAERDLAEGSCQICFIEEFMSDLFVHTSDDRVVLLPPMNGCGSDESLPSGDSRLCMNYLTLMVLII, encoded by the exons ATGGGTTTGGGTAAGCTTTTCGCCCACTTGCTTGTTTTACGTTCGTCTGGATTCAGCGGAAAGGTATTTGTCGGAATACTTTCCATTTTGTGTCGGATGCAGGCTGAAAGGGATTTGGCAGAAG GTTCTTGCCAGATTTGTTTCATTG AGGAGTTTATGTCCGACCTATTTGTGCATACAAG tGACGATCGAGTTGTGCTTTTGCCTCCGATGAACGGTTGTGGCAGCGACGAGTCTCTTCCTTCCGGCGACAGCCGATTGTGTAT GAACTATCTGACTCTAATGGTATTGATAATCTAA
- the LOC123894933 gene encoding uncharacterized protein LOC123894933 isoform X4 yields the protein MGLGKLFAHLLVLRSSGFSGKVFVGILSILCRMQAERDLAEGSCQICFIEEFMSDLFVHTSDDRVVLLPPMNGCGSDESLPSGDSRLCMEAYKNLLAKSLNMKIDASSCPGS from the exons ATGGGTTTGGGTAAGCTTTTCGCCCACTTGCTTGTTTTACGTTCGTCTGGATTCAGCGGAAAGGTATTTGTCGGAATACTTTCCATTTTGTGTCGGATGCAGGCTGAAAGGGATTTGGCAGAAG GTTCTTGCCAGATTTGTTTCATTG AGGAGTTTATGTCCGACCTATTTGTGCATACAAG tGACGATCGAGTTGTGCTTTTGCCTCCGATGAACGGTTGTGGCAGCGACGAGTCTCTTCCTTCCGGCGACAGCCGATTGTGTAT GGAAGCTTACAAGAATTTACTTGCAAAATCCTTAAATATGAAGATTGATGCAAGTTCTTGTCCTGGctcttaa
- the LOC123894933 gene encoding uncharacterized protein LOC123894933 isoform X3, with the protein MGLGKLFAHLLVLRSSGFSGKVFVGILSILCRMQAERDLAEGSCQICFIEEFMSDLFVHTSDDRVVLLPPMNGCGSDESLPSGDSRLCMSREGDVERTLKTVETGVGGRQPHC; encoded by the exons ATGGGTTTGGGTAAGCTTTTCGCCCACTTGCTTGTTTTACGTTCGTCTGGATTCAGCGGAAAGGTATTTGTCGGAATACTTTCCATTTTGTGTCGGATGCAGGCTGAAAGGGATTTGGCAGAAG GTTCTTGCCAGATTTGTTTCATTG AGGAGTTTATGTCCGACCTATTTGTGCATACAAG tGACGATCGAGTTGTGCTTTTGCCTCCGATGAACGGTTGTGGCAGCGACGAGTCTCTTCCTTCCGGCGACAGCCGATTGTGTAT GAGTCGAGAAGGAGATGTCGAACGGACTCTAAAGACGGTCGAAACAGGAGTAGGTGGCAGGCAACCACACTGCTAA
- the LOC123894933 gene encoding uncharacterized protein LOC123894933 isoform X1 translates to MGLGKLFAHLLVLRSSGFSGKVFVGILSILCRMQAERDLAEGSCQICFIEEFMSDLFVHTSDDRVVLLPPMNGCGSDESLPSGDSRLYLFVTMLTERAKSKENSVVCSPSREAYKNLLAKSLNMKIDASSCPGS, encoded by the exons ATGGGTTTGGGTAAGCTTTTCGCCCACTTGCTTGTTTTACGTTCGTCTGGATTCAGCGGAAAGGTATTTGTCGGAATACTTTCCATTTTGTGTCGGATGCAGGCTGAAAGGGATTTGGCAGAAG GTTCTTGCCAGATTTGTTTCATTG AGGAGTTTATGTCCGACCTATTTGTGCATACAAG tGACGATCGAGTTGTGCTTTTGCCTCCGATGAACGGTTGTGGCAGCGACGAGTCTCTTCCTTCCGGCGACAGCCGATTGT ATTTATTTGTCACCATGTTGACTGAACGGGCTAAAAGTAAGGAAAACTCAGTTGTGTGTTCCCCTTCCAGGGAAGCTTACAAGAATTTACTTGCAAAATCCTTAAATATGAAGATTGATGCAAGTTCTTGTCCTGGctcttaa
- the LOC123894933 gene encoding uncharacterized protein LOC123894933 isoform X10 — protein sequence MGLGKLFAHLLVLRSSGFSGKVFVGILSILCRMQAERDLAEGSCQICFIEEFMSDLFVHTSDDRVVLLPPMNGCGSDESLPSGDSRL from the exons ATGGGTTTGGGTAAGCTTTTCGCCCACTTGCTTGTTTTACGTTCGTCTGGATTCAGCGGAAAGGTATTTGTCGGAATACTTTCCATTTTGTGTCGGATGCAGGCTGAAAGGGATTTGGCAGAAG GTTCTTGCCAGATTTGTTTCATTG AGGAGTTTATGTCCGACCTATTTGTGCATACAAG tGACGATCGAGTTGTGCTTTTGCCTCCGATGAACGGTTGTGGCAGCGACGAGTCTCTTCCTTCCGGCGACAGCCGATTGT GA
- the LOC123894933 gene encoding uncharacterized protein LOC123894933 isoform X6, whose translation MGLGKLFAHLLVLRSSGFSGKVFVGILSILCRMQAERDLAEGSCQICFIEEFMSDLFVHTSDDRVVLLPPMNGCGSDESLPSGDSRLCIWAKIKFLCIA comes from the exons ATGGGTTTGGGTAAGCTTTTCGCCCACTTGCTTGTTTTACGTTCGTCTGGATTCAGCGGAAAGGTATTTGTCGGAATACTTTCCATTTTGTGTCGGATGCAGGCTGAAAGGGATTTGGCAGAAG GTTCTTGCCAGATTTGTTTCATTG AGGAGTTTATGTCCGACCTATTTGTGCATACAAG tGACGATCGAGTTGTGCTTTTGCCTCCGATGAACGGTTGTGGCAGCGACGAGTCTCTTCCTTCCGGCGACAGCCGATTGTGTAT TTGGGCTAAAATCAAGTTTCTTTGCATTGCTTGA
- the LOC123894933 gene encoding uncharacterized protein LOC123894933 isoform X8 has protein sequence MGLGKLFAHLLVLRSSGFSGKVFVGILSILCRMQAERDLAEGSCQICFIEEFMSDLFVHTSDDRVVLLPPMNGCGSDESLPSGDSRLFGLKSSFFALLE, from the exons ATGGGTTTGGGTAAGCTTTTCGCCCACTTGCTTGTTTTACGTTCGTCTGGATTCAGCGGAAAGGTATTTGTCGGAATACTTTCCATTTTGTGTCGGATGCAGGCTGAAAGGGATTTGGCAGAAG GTTCTTGCCAGATTTGTTTCATTG AGGAGTTTATGTCCGACCTATTTGTGCATACAAG tGACGATCGAGTTGTGCTTTTGCCTCCGATGAACGGTTGTGGCAGCGACGAGTCTCTTCCTTCCGGCGACAGCCGATTGT TTGGGCTAAAATCAAGTTTCTTTGCATTGCTTGAGTAG
- the LOC123894933 gene encoding uncharacterized protein LOC123894933 isoform X5, with product MGLGKLFAHLLVLRSSGFSGKVFVGILSILCRMQAERDLAEGLLLCLICLVSNLFCPYVSVLISFSFIPSRSLFCGGCSFSFLYSLKWLVLARFVSLRSLCPTYLCIQD from the exons ATGGGTTTGGGTAAGCTTTTCGCCCACTTGCTTGTTTTACGTTCGTCTGGATTCAGCGGAAAGGTATTTGTCGGAATACTTTCCATTTTGTGTCGGATGCAGGCTGAAAGGGATTTGGCAGAAGGTTTGCTTTTGTGCTTGATTTGTCTCGTTTCCAATTTGTTTTGCCCATATGTATCGGTTTTGATTTCTTTCTCCTTCATTCCGTCTCGCTCTCTCTTTTGTGGTGGTTGTTCTTTTTCGTTTTTGTATTCTCTCAAATGGCTG GTTCTTGCCAGATTTGTTTCATTG AGGAGTTTATGTCCGACCTATTTGTGCATACAAG ATTAA
- the LOC123894933 gene encoding uncharacterized protein LOC123894933 isoform X2, with protein sequence MGLGKLFAHLLVLRSSGFSGKVFVGILSILCRMQAERDLAEGLLLCLICLVSNLFCPYVSVLISFSFIPSRSLFCGGCSFSFLYSLKWLVLARFVSLRSLCPTYLCIQVTIELCFCLR encoded by the exons ATGGGTTTGGGTAAGCTTTTCGCCCACTTGCTTGTTTTACGTTCGTCTGGATTCAGCGGAAAGGTATTTGTCGGAATACTTTCCATTTTGTGTCGGATGCAGGCTGAAAGGGATTTGGCAGAAGGTTTGCTTTTGTGCTTGATTTGTCTCGTTTCCAATTTGTTTTGCCCATATGTATCGGTTTTGATTTCTTTCTCCTTCATTCCGTCTCGCTCTCTCTTTTGTGGTGGTTGTTCTTTTTCGTTTTTGTATTCTCTCAAATGGCTG GTTCTTGCCAGATTTGTTTCATTG AGGAGTTTATGTCCGACCTATTTGTGCATACAAG tGACGATCGAGTTGTGCTTTTGCCTCCGATGA